A single window of Nitrospinota bacterium DNA harbors:
- the tilS gene encoding tRNA lysidine(34) synthetase TilS: MKNFLDKARLAISRMIVPGDRVLTAVSGGPDSVTLLYLLNDMREEFEIDLCIAHMDHMARQQESQEDARFVKELGEKLGLETYIEKIDVLKEKEILKTSFQEAARIFRYRFLRSTLKRAEATKLALGHNADDQVETILINLIRGSGLKGLGGMPESRGEIIRPLIDCTRTEIEGYLADRGLESRVDSSNASKKYLRNRIRHELIPTLENYNENIKSNLLEMAQIIRDDDHCLDEQTRLIYERIAVPGMEGKEVELNREQFNQQPPAYQKRLVRQALFSVQGNLSRISTGHIQQIIGLFQSSMKGKSINLPDRLTAVRGPVGVKFQKNSKRQSASTSKDELYSTELVIPGSTNIRKVGINLHAKILTLGNWTDRDNFSRRAFLDYDKTGPCIQTRFFRPGDRFVPLGMTGRKKLKAFFIDEKIPRESRESIPILTTRMGDIIWVYGKRISEKFRVTDKTKNILHIEGDKGDHHVS, translated from the coding sequence ATGAAAAATTTTCTGGATAAAGCCAGGCTTGCGATTTCTCGCATGATTGTCCCTGGAGATAGGGTCCTCACCGCTGTATCCGGTGGGCCGGACTCGGTCACCCTCTTGTACCTTTTGAATGATATGAGGGAAGAGTTCGAGATTGATCTTTGTATTGCCCATATGGATCATATGGCTCGGCAACAGGAATCGCAGGAAGACGCTCGCTTTGTGAAAGAGCTTGGCGAAAAATTGGGACTAGAGACATACATCGAAAAGATTGATGTTCTCAAGGAGAAGGAAATTTTAAAAACTTCCTTTCAGGAAGCCGCCCGGATTTTCCGCTATCGGTTTTTGCGATCCACTCTGAAGCGTGCCGAGGCAACGAAATTGGCGCTGGGTCATAACGCGGATGATCAAGTAGAAACTATTTTGATCAATCTCATTCGTGGGAGCGGCTTGAAAGGTTTGGGGGGAATGCCGGAAAGCCGGGGAGAAATCATCCGGCCTTTGATTGATTGCACCCGGACGGAGATAGAAGGCTATCTTGCAGACCGGGGCCTGGAAAGCAGGGTAGATAGCTCCAATGCCAGTAAAAAATACCTGAGAAACCGGATTCGACACGAATTAATTCCGACCCTTGAAAATTACAATGAGAATATTAAATCCAACCTTTTGGAAATGGCACAAATCATTCGCGATGACGATCATTGTCTTGACGAGCAAACCCGCCTTATATATGAGAGGATTGCCGTCCCTGGGATGGAGGGAAAAGAGGTCGAACTCAATCGGGAACAATTCAACCAGCAGCCCCCTGCTTATCAAAAGCGTCTGGTGAGACAGGCTCTTTTCAGTGTTCAGGGAAACTTGAGTCGTATCTCCACGGGTCATATTCAGCAAATTATTGGATTATTTCAGAGTTCCATGAAAGGGAAGAGCATCAACCTTCCTGATCGATTAACCGCAGTCAGGGGGCCGGTTGGCGTTAAGTTTCAGAAAAACTCCAAAAGACAGTCAGCAAGTACTTCAAAGGATGAACTCTATTCGACGGAACTGGTTATTCCAGGATCTACCAATATCAGAAAAGTCGGCATCAACCTGCACGCAAAGATTCTCACCCTTGGGAATTGGACGGACCGCGACAACTTTTCCCGGCGGGCATTTTTAGATTACGATAAAACCGGACCCTGTATCCAGACCCGATTTTTCCGGCCTGGAGATCGATTTGTTCCTCTGGGAATGACAGGAAGAAAAAAGCTGAAGGCCTTTTTTATCGATGAAAAAATTCCCAGGGAATCAAGAGAATCGATTCCCATCTTGACAACCCGGATGGGCGATATTATATGGGTTTATGGAAAAAGAATTTCGGAAAAATTCCGAGTCACCGATAAAACAAAAAATATTCTTCATATAGAAGGGGACAAAGGGGATCACCACGTTTCTTAA
- the ftsH gene encoding ATP-dependent zinc metalloprotease FtsH, with protein MNQFYRNLALWLVIGLILIGLVNIFNKPIINQSEIIYSDFMGKVEKGEITEVVVQGDNISGKLMNGSSFQTITPSRDPDLIKILREKGVRIVVMPPEQTSWYMNILISWFPMLLLLGIWIFFMRQMQSGGGKALSFGKSKARLLSDSKNRTTFKDVAGVEEAKEELQEIIEFLKEPQKFSKLGGKIPKGVLLVGPPGTGKTLLARAIAGEANVPFFSISGSDFVEMFVGVGASRVRDLFEQGKKNSPCIIFVDEIDAVGRHRGAGLGGGHDEREQTLNQLLVEMDGFENNDGVIMIAATNRPDVLDPALLRPGRFDRQVVVGRPDVRGREAILKVHTQTVPLDDNVDLKVIARGTPGFTGADLANLVNEASLLAARRDRKSVTMVDFEDAKDKVLMGVERRSLVISDKEKKTTAYHEAGHALVAFLLPGTDPIHKVTIIPRGQALGVTQQLPTDERHTYPRTYLHNTLAILMGGRLAEEICLGQMTTGAGNDIERATEMARKMVCEWGMSDKMGPLTYGHKEEQVFLGRDFSSQKNFSDQTAKLIDQEVKALVMGGYNKAHELITTNIAKLESLAEALLERETLDAKEILEIFEGKKPDDTSNNGEGITNLKPPLVDLKKESQDRSGGTGDIVSGGGLPDPHPA; from the coding sequence TTGAACCAATTTTACAGAAATTTAGCACTTTGGCTGGTCATTGGACTCATTCTGATAGGCCTGGTTAATATTTTTAATAAACCCATCATCAACCAATCTGAAATCATTTATAGCGATTTTATGGGCAAGGTGGAAAAGGGTGAGATCACGGAAGTGGTGGTTCAGGGTGACAATATCAGCGGAAAATTGATGAATGGAAGTTCTTTTCAAACAATCACTCCGTCCCGTGACCCGGACTTAATCAAAATTCTAAGAGAGAAGGGGGTGCGCATTGTTGTGATGCCTCCCGAGCAGACCAGCTGGTATATGAATATCCTGATATCCTGGTTCCCGATGCTTCTTTTGCTGGGCATCTGGATTTTCTTCATGCGGCAGATGCAGTCCGGCGGTGGGAAGGCACTTTCTTTTGGCAAAAGCAAGGCGCGGTTATTGAGCGATTCTAAAAACCGCACCACATTTAAAGATGTGGCCGGGGTTGAGGAAGCCAAGGAAGAGCTTCAGGAAATTATTGAGTTTTTGAAGGAGCCGCAGAAATTCAGCAAACTGGGAGGAAAAATTCCCAAGGGAGTTCTGCTGGTGGGACCTCCTGGAACGGGAAAAACCTTGTTGGCACGGGCCATTGCCGGTGAAGCCAATGTGCCGTTTTTCAGCATCAGCGGGTCAGATTTTGTGGAAATGTTTGTCGGCGTCGGTGCATCGCGTGTACGCGATCTTTTTGAACAAGGGAAGAAAAACAGCCCTTGCATTATATTTGTCGATGAAATTGATGCAGTAGGTAGACACCGGGGGGCGGGTCTTGGTGGCGGGCATGATGAGCGCGAACAAACTTTGAACCAACTGCTGGTAGAAATGGATGGTTTTGAAAATAACGATGGCGTCATCATGATAGCGGCCACTAATCGTCCTGACGTTTTGGACCCGGCTTTATTGCGTCCTGGTCGGTTTGACAGGCAAGTGGTGGTCGGTCGGCCCGATGTTCGGGGACGAGAAGCAATTCTTAAAGTGCATACCCAGACCGTGCCCCTTGATGACAATGTGGATCTCAAGGTCATTGCCCGTGGGACGCCAGGCTTTACAGGCGCCGATCTTGCCAATCTGGTGAACGAGGCTTCTTTGCTCGCGGCGCGTCGGGATAGGAAATCTGTGACCATGGTGGATTTTGAGGATGCCAAGGATAAAGTGCTGATGGGAGTGGAAAGGCGGAGTTTGGTGATTTCCGATAAGGAAAAGAAGACTACGGCCTATCATGAAGCAGGTCACGCTCTGGTGGCCTTTCTTTTGCCGGGAACGGACCCCATCCACAAGGTAACGATTATTCCTCGTGGGCAAGCCTTAGGTGTCACTCAGCAATTGCCTACGGATGAACGGCACACGTACCCCAGAACCTATCTTCACAATACGCTTGCCATCCTGATGGGGGGTCGACTGGCTGAAGAAATTTGCCTGGGCCAAATGACCACCGGGGCGGGCAATGATATCGAACGGGCCACCGAGATGGCGCGTAAAATGGTTTGCGAGTGGGGCATGAGCGATAAGATGGGTCCGTTGACCTATGGGCACAAGGAGGAACAGGTTTTTCTGGGAAGGGATTTTTCCTCGCAGAAAAATTTCAGCGACCAGACTGCCAAACTCATAGACCAGGAAGTGAAGGCCCTGGTGATGGGGGGGTATAACAAAGCCCATGAGTTGATCACTACAAACATAGCTAAACTTGAAAGTCTTGCGGAAGCCTTGTTGGAACGTGAAACCCTGGACGCCAAGGAAATTCTAGAGATCTTTGAGGGTAAAAAACCGGACGACACCAGCAATAATGGTGAGGGAATTACGAACCTAAAGCCCCCCCTTGTGGACCTAAAGAAAGAATCCCAGGATCGATCGGGAGGGACCGGAGATATCGTTAGTGGCGGCGGTCTGCCAGACCCACACCCTGCTTAA
- a CDS encoding peptidylprolyl isomerase: MIERIRLLFQGALTRYFLFFVIVLMAACSSDTSSSDGIEETVVIAKVNGEGITVRKFRKSLEKLKRKHRVDTSEPVNSDSYLWLKTDALNVEIQNKLFLQEAGKNGISPSPEEIDDVIMEAKEGYADNTLKKYLELENISQEEWENGLKNNLLIKKLIDKSVNSKVSVGEDELREYFDAHEKEFHKGKQVKALHIMVETEEEALGIKKQLDDNGKDFSDLAREFSLGPEGAEGGDLGYLEEGHMPAELEEIFKLKMNEISNIIRTPYGSHIFKVVDKNEDRKMSFEESKKIIHEQLIRERQDKAFHEWLSELKEKSNIEIEHEVLAKIS; the protein is encoded by the coding sequence GTGATTGAGCGTATCCGTTTGTTGTTTCAAGGTGCTTTAACTCGATACTTTTTGTTTTTTGTTATAGTACTCATGGCGGCCTGTTCGTCCGATACGAGTTCCTCCGATGGTATTGAAGAAACCGTTGTTATCGCTAAAGTCAATGGGGAAGGAATCACCGTCCGGAAATTTCGAAAAAGTCTTGAAAAACTTAAGAGGAAACACAGGGTGGATACCAGTGAGCCTGTAAATTCAGATTCCTACCTCTGGTTGAAGACCGATGCGTTGAATGTGGAGATTCAAAATAAGTTGTTTCTGCAGGAAGCTGGGAAAAACGGAATTTCTCCGAGCCCGGAAGAAATTGATGATGTTATTATGGAGGCCAAGGAAGGATACGCGGATAATACTCTTAAAAAGTATCTGGAGCTGGAAAACATCTCCCAGGAGGAATGGGAAAACGGCTTGAAAAACAATCTGTTAATAAAAAAATTGATTGATAAAAGTGTCAATAGTAAAGTATCTGTAGGTGAAGATGAATTGCGCGAATATTTTGATGCGCATGAGAAGGAGTTTCACAAGGGCAAACAGGTGAAGGCTCTTCATATAATGGTCGAAACTGAAGAGGAAGCTCTGGGGATTAAAAAACAACTCGATGACAATGGCAAAGACTTTTCTGACCTGGCCAGGGAATTTTCACTCGGACCGGAAGGTGCCGAAGGCGGGGATTTGGGTTATCTGGAAGAAGGCCATATGCCGGCGGAACTCGAAGAAATCTTTAAGCTGAAAATGAATGAAATTAGTAATATCATAAGGACTCCTTATGGGAGCCATATTTTCAAAGTGGTGGATAAGAATGAAGATCGAAAAATGAGTTTTGAGGAGTCCAAAAAAATCATCCACGAACAGCTCATTCGAGAACGCCAGGATAAAGCGTTTCATGAGTGGCTTTCTGAATTGAAGGAAAAATCAAACATTGAGATTGAGCATGAAGTATTGGCAAAAATCAGTTAA
- the mfd gene encoding transcription-repair coupling factor, with protein sequence MEQTLNLSQPETLDFAGRIKTLTNLLKNPAAQVTVEGFASASRALFLAHLKKNVRRPIVLLTSDQNTGDALLGDLKYFFQYEKIKAKPQFFPTWETLPYEHISPLKEVSGERLSILDQLMHDGCPFLVVPVEAVMQCLVPKSVLAKQVFPLKKADSLERELLEASLTDNGYSRVHMVEDRGEYSVRGDIVDFFQSAAANPIRVEFFGDQVESLREFDINSQVSVQEVAETKILPVCEVMLTPEEVDRGVKNILAFAKGNDFDRTRLKEVVDRIEHLGGFSGIERLASFFYPQKENLFDYLPSDTLVVVDDEDLVFSKCEQYEKLIQTEYEKALENGDIAAPPEDFYLTTEDIKSRLTSIGKLAMNSIKLNDGASAHVVHFDVQPIPLLRGKFDTLAEYVVEWEEEGMAVTLVAPTKGHVRRVHQLLEEYGIQLEVEKGVISSGFQIRDLKKVFVAESEVFGRSHKHRHRRKPKSQSFQRGFKDLRPNDFLVHVEYGIGQYLGTRELETGVGGGEFLEILYADDEKLYIPMNGLGYIQKYMGAGDAHPQLSKMGTVTWQRQKSRAKKAIQEMAADLLKLYATRAVIERPAYSGNPVEMQEFADSFEFEETDDQLKAIDEIEEDLDQDKPMDRLVCGDVGYGKTEVAMRAAFKAVSAKKQVAVLVPTTILAQQHLNTFQERFRSYPVTIEQISRFRTPKEQKETLAKLSRGEVDILIGTHRLLSKDVKFADLGLIIVDEEQRFGVKHKESLKKLRASVDILTLTATPIPRTLHFSLMGVRDLSVIETPPIDRLAVKTFVRKFDEKVVREAIQREMDRGGQIFFLHNKIHSIESVKEMILKLVPGVRIGIAHGQLPEHQLERVMKKFMDHEIDLLLCTTIIESGLDIPAANTIIINRADQFGLAQLYQLRGRVGRYKHQAYAYLLIPGTMAITPEARKRICAIEEMSELGAGFQLAARDMEIRGVGDMLGHKQSGQISTIGFDLYCKLIEETVKEINGEEVDTKIEPEIDFMVKGYIPKDYIENLNQRLEVYRRIQMITELDDCKSLRGELLDRYGVCPEPVEKLMQLLEIRVLCQKLHISEAKLKDNHAYLTVAPSTPMSPATIASLTDKKMKFLSEYKISIKIDRKEWKKDFEEVKYYLQALLGLPRRD encoded by the coding sequence ATGGAACAAACTCTTAATTTATCTCAGCCGGAAACCCTTGATTTTGCGGGCCGGATCAAGACGCTGACCAACCTGTTAAAAAACCCGGCGGCGCAAGTGACCGTGGAAGGATTTGCGAGTGCTTCGCGGGCCTTATTCCTGGCGCATCTCAAAAAAAATGTTCGTCGACCCATAGTTCTTCTTACTTCCGATCAGAATACCGGAGATGCCTTGTTGGGCGATTTGAAATATTTTTTCCAATACGAAAAAATTAAAGCGAAGCCGCAGTTTTTCCCGACCTGGGAAACATTACCTTACGAGCATATCTCGCCTCTGAAAGAAGTGTCTGGCGAACGGTTGTCGATCCTCGACCAGCTGATGCACGATGGTTGTCCCTTTCTTGTGGTTCCTGTGGAAGCTGTCATGCAATGCCTGGTTCCTAAATCCGTTCTTGCGAAACAGGTGTTCCCGCTGAAGAAGGCGGATTCTCTGGAGCGTGAACTGTTGGAAGCCTCTCTGACCGACAATGGTTATTCACGGGTTCACATGGTGGAAGACCGGGGCGAGTACAGTGTTCGCGGGGACATTGTGGATTTTTTCCAATCCGCAGCAGCCAACCCCATCCGCGTGGAGTTTTTTGGCGACCAGGTAGAATCCTTAAGAGAGTTCGATATCAATTCTCAGGTTTCGGTTCAGGAGGTTGCGGAAACAAAAATCCTTCCGGTATGCGAGGTCATGCTGACGCCGGAAGAGGTTGATCGAGGCGTTAAAAATATTCTTGCCTTCGCCAAAGGTAATGACTTCGACAGAACCCGACTCAAAGAAGTGGTGGATCGAATCGAACATTTGGGCGGATTTTCCGGGATCGAACGTCTGGCGTCTTTTTTTTATCCGCAAAAGGAGAATCTGTTTGATTATCTGCCGTCAGACACGCTGGTGGTTGTGGACGATGAAGACCTGGTTTTTTCCAAGTGCGAACAGTATGAAAAACTCATACAAACCGAGTATGAAAAGGCTTTGGAAAATGGGGATATTGCCGCGCCACCTGAAGATTTTTATTTAACTACTGAGGATATAAAATCCCGCCTGACGTCTATTGGCAAACTGGCCATGAATTCGATCAAGTTGAATGATGGGGCGTCTGCCCATGTGGTTCACTTTGATGTTCAACCGATTCCCTTGCTGAGAGGTAAATTCGATACACTGGCGGAGTATGTCGTCGAATGGGAAGAGGAGGGGATGGCAGTCACACTTGTGGCTCCCACCAAAGGTCATGTCAGAAGAGTCCACCAACTGTTGGAAGAATATGGAATTCAACTCGAGGTGGAGAAGGGGGTGATCAGTTCCGGGTTTCAGATCCGCGACTTGAAGAAAGTATTTGTCGCCGAGAGTGAAGTGTTTGGTCGTTCTCACAAGCACCGTCATCGACGAAAACCCAAGTCTCAAAGTTTTCAACGTGGGTTCAAGGACCTCCGGCCCAATGATTTCCTGGTGCATGTTGAATATGGCATCGGTCAGTACCTAGGGACCAGGGAACTGGAAACCGGAGTGGGAGGCGGAGAGTTTCTGGAAATCCTGTATGCCGATGACGAGAAGCTATATATCCCAATGAATGGCCTGGGATATATTCAAAAATATATGGGTGCCGGCGATGCGCATCCGCAGCTCAGCAAAATGGGAACCGTCACCTGGCAGCGGCAGAAATCCAGAGCCAAAAAAGCCATCCAGGAAATGGCGGCAGACCTGTTGAAACTTTACGCGACCCGGGCGGTTATCGAGAGACCTGCCTATTCTGGAAATCCGGTAGAAATGCAAGAGTTTGCCGATTCGTTTGAATTTGAGGAAACGGATGACCAGCTAAAGGCCATCGACGAAATCGAAGAAGATCTGGATCAGGATAAACCCATGGATCGCCTGGTCTGCGGCGATGTCGGTTATGGAAAGACGGAAGTGGCGATGCGGGCGGCTTTCAAAGCAGTCTCGGCTAAAAAACAGGTTGCCGTCCTGGTGCCCACCACGATTCTTGCACAGCAACATTTGAATACCTTTCAGGAACGGTTCCGCAGTTATCCCGTAACTATTGAACAGATCAGCCGGTTCCGCACTCCGAAAGAGCAAAAGGAAACCCTTGCCAAGCTGAGCCGGGGTGAGGTGGATATTTTAATCGGTACCCATCGTCTGCTTTCAAAGGATGTCAAATTCGCCGACCTCGGACTCATTATTGTTGATGAGGAACAGCGGTTTGGCGTCAAGCACAAGGAGAGTTTGAAAAAACTCCGCGCTTCCGTTGATATTCTAACGTTGACCGCTACCCCCATCCCCCGAACCCTGCATTTCTCTCTGATGGGAGTCCGGGACCTGAGTGTGATTGAAACCCCGCCCATCGATCGGCTGGCGGTTAAAACCTTTGTGCGTAAATTTGACGAGAAAGTGGTGCGCGAAGCTATCCAGCGGGAAATGGACCGTGGCGGGCAAATCTTTTTTCTGCATAACAAAATTCACAGCATTGAATCCGTTAAAGAAATGATCCTCAAACTTGTTCCTGGAGTGCGGATTGGCATCGCGCATGGTCAATTGCCGGAGCATCAGTTGGAGAGGGTCATGAAAAAATTCATGGATCACGAGATCGACCTGCTCTTATGCACGACGATCATTGAATCCGGCTTGGACATTCCAGCCGCCAATACCATTATCATCAACCGGGCCGACCAGTTCGGATTAGCGCAGTTGTATCAATTGCGGGGGCGGGTGGGGCGCTATAAACATCAGGCTTACGCCTATTTGTTGATTCCCGGCACGATGGCTATCACACCGGAAGCACGGAAAAGAATCTGCGCCATTGAGGAGATGAGCGAATTAGGGGCGGGATTTCAATTAGCGGCACGGGATATGGAAATTCGTGGGGTGGGAGATATGCTGGGTCACAAACAATCCGGACAAATTTCCACCATCGGGTTCGATTTATATTGTAAGCTGATTGAAGAAACGGTGAAGGAAATCAATGGGGAAGAGGTCGATACGAAAATTGAACCAGAAATCGATTTCATGGTCAAAGGCTATATCCCCAAGGATTATATCGAAAACCTCAACCAGCGCCTGGAGGTGTATCGGCGAATTCAGATGATCACGGAACTGGACGATTGTAAATCCCTGAGAGGCGAATTGCTGGATCGCTACGGGGTCTGCCCGGAGCCTGTAGAAAAATTGATGCAATTGCTTGAAATCAGAGTACTTTGTCAAAAACTACATATCTCGGAAGCCAAATTAAAGGATAACCATGCTTATTTGACGGTGGCGCCCAGCACTCCTATGAGTCCTGCGACCATTGCATCTCTGACAGATAAGAAGATGAAATTTTTATCCGAGTATAAGATAAGTATCAAGATCGACCGTAAAGAATGGAAGAAGGATTTTGAAGAGGTCAAATATTACTTGCAGGCATTACTTGGGCTCCCGCGACGTGATTGA
- a CDS encoding peptidylprolyl isomerase, giving the protein MKYWQKSVKPVVIVLGLALTLVAAQPVLAMVVDRVVAKVNGEIITLSNVEEMVSVTKQQLSASKTPSEFSEKEITEKSLNGIIEEKLQLQEAKKSGLEVDDESIQLALDDIMKRNNITESQMEEMLEAEGRSMKQYKEVIRNQILVTKVVQFHMGKSAGATNKQIQKYYDEHQKDYWQPRQPFVRHILFIADESATPEVKQLKKVKANEIIRQIRAGNDFSEMAKKYSEDVSANTGGEVGLLKKGHFVPEFEKVAFSLKPGEISDVVESRYGYHIIKVDRVIPGKARSLDEVKEKIEQVLQFENKQKKYQKWMDELKNHAMIQITLFQDENLIESPKQDLFLKKAKSSQDSPKENGPAGKQSQWEEASNVKSNRSGKNLGQNQNNFKEIKNRLAFIKRLRKNEKISEDEYHLRKRKLLDQL; this is encoded by the coding sequence ATGAAGTATTGGCAAAAATCAGTTAAACCGGTTGTCATTGTATTGGGTCTGGCACTCACCTTGGTGGCGGCTCAACCTGTTTTAGCCATGGTGGTGGACCGTGTGGTGGCGAAGGTCAATGGAGAAATCATTACCTTGAGTAACGTTGAAGAAATGGTTTCAGTTACTAAACAGCAGTTGAGTGCGTCTAAAACCCCTTCAGAGTTCTCAGAAAAGGAAATTACCGAGAAATCTCTGAATGGCATCATAGAGGAAAAATTACAACTTCAAGAAGCCAAGAAGTCGGGGTTGGAAGTCGATGATGAATCTATTCAGCTTGCACTTGACGATATCATGAAAAGAAATAACATCACTGAATCGCAAATGGAAGAGATGCTGGAAGCCGAAGGCCGTTCCATGAAACAATACAAAGAAGTGATCCGCAACCAGATCCTGGTGACGAAAGTAGTGCAGTTTCATATGGGGAAATCGGCTGGTGCGACTAATAAGCAAATCCAAAAATATTATGATGAACATCAAAAAGATTATTGGCAGCCGAGGCAACCTTTTGTGCGTCACATTTTGTTTATAGCGGATGAAAGTGCTACCCCGGAAGTGAAGCAATTAAAAAAAGTTAAAGCCAACGAGATTATTCGGCAAATTCGTGCCGGAAATGATTTTTCTGAGATGGCTAAAAAGTATTCAGAAGATGTTTCCGCGAACACCGGCGGGGAGGTCGGTTTGTTAAAGAAAGGCCATTTCGTTCCGGAGTTCGAGAAAGTTGCTTTCAGCTTAAAACCTGGAGAGATCAGTGACGTCGTTGAGAGTCGTTATGGGTACCATATCATCAAAGTGGATCGGGTGATTCCCGGTAAAGCCCGGTCTTTGGATGAAGTCAAAGAGAAAATTGAACAAGTTCTGCAATTTGAAAACAAGCAAAAAAAATATCAGAAATGGATGGATGAACTCAAAAATCACGCCATGATTCAAATAACTCTGTTTCAGGATGAAAATTTAATAGAAAGCCCGAAGCAGGATCTTTTTTTGAAAAAAGCCAAATCCTCACAAGATTCCCCTAAAGAGAATGGCCCGGCTGGAAAGCAGAGCCAATGGGAGGAGGCGTCCAATGTTAAAAGTAATAGGAGTGGAAAAAATTTAGGCCAGAATCAAAATAATTTTAAGGAAATCAAAAACAGGCTGGCTTTCATCAAAAGATTGAGAAAGAACGAAAAGATTTCAGAAGATGAATATCACTTAAGGAAGCGCAAATTGCTTGATCAATTATAA
- a CDS encoding pyridoxine 5'-phosphate synthase translates to MTRLFVNVDHVATLREARKTVEPDPLVAALLAEKAGADGITIHLREDRRHIQDHDLERIHSAINTKLNLEMAPVEEMVQIALKARPYQVSLVPEKRQEITTEGGLDVCSQLENLIQMKDRMKACGILFSLFVDPDSRQIEAAAKVGADSIEINTGAYSEFRDKGQVEEALKKIRRAANQASGLGLRVFAGHGLTNKNVRPIAAVAEIEELNIGHHIVSRAVFCGIEKAVREMIQAISQHSVQTVDKF, encoded by the coding sequence ATGACAAGACTGTTTGTTAACGTGGACCATGTGGCCACACTCCGGGAAGCCAGAAAAACCGTGGAACCCGATCCTCTTGTTGCCGCTCTACTGGCGGAGAAAGCGGGAGCGGATGGCATCACCATTCACTTGCGGGAAGACCGCAGGCATATTCAGGATCATGATCTGGAAAGAATTCACTCGGCCATAAATACCAAATTGAACCTTGAAATGGCGCCTGTGGAAGAAATGGTGCAGATTGCTCTCAAGGCGCGCCCCTATCAGGTGTCCCTGGTTCCCGAAAAAAGGCAGGAAATAACTACAGAAGGTGGTTTGGACGTGTGTTCTCAGCTGGAAAATCTAATTCAAATGAAAGACCGAATGAAAGCATGCGGAATTTTATTCAGTTTATTCGTGGACCCAGATTCCAGGCAAATCGAGGCGGCGGCAAAAGTCGGAGCGGATAGCATTGAGATAAATACGGGTGCTTACTCGGAATTCAGGGATAAAGGACAAGTTGAGGAGGCTTTGAAAAAAATCCGCCGGGCCGCGAACCAGGCTTCCGGGCTGGGATTGCGAGTGTTTGCGGGCCACGGATTGACCAATAAAAATGTACGGCCCATTGCCGCTGTTGCCGAGATCGAAGAATTGAATATTGGTCACCACATTGTGTCCCGTGCGGTTTTTTGCGGCATCGAAAAGGCCGTTAGGGAAATGATTCAGGCCATCAGTCAACATTCTGTTCAAACAGTTGATAAATTTTAG
- the folP gene encoding dihydropteroate synthase, whose amino-acid sequence MSFSFQKGGTNGSVALMGIVNLSPDSFYEGSRSFSDREALLLAERHIEEGASVIDIGAESSRPGSQPISEAVELERLLPVVSEICKRFDVAVSVDTYKPRVIDAVLSEGASIINDITGLQGDERAAGIIARHRAGVILMHMRGTPLTMQDQPQYSDLIEDVRSYLKKSIELAESAGIDKIVIDPGIGFGKTRSHNLELIRRLEEFKELGKPILLGVSRKSFIGETLDLPAKERLEGSLAAAAIGVLNGATIIRTHDVKATGRAVKVALAIMNE is encoded by the coding sequence ATGTCCTTTTCATTTCAGAAGGGTGGGACTAACGGGTCCGTCGCTCTAATGGGAATCGTGAACCTGTCTCCTGATTCCTTTTATGAAGGGAGCCGATCTTTTTCTGATAGAGAGGCGTTGTTACTCGCTGAGCGTCATATTGAGGAAGGTGCCAGTGTTATAGATATTGGCGCTGAAAGTTCCCGCCCCGGCTCACAACCCATTTCTGAAGCGGTGGAACTTGAACGGTTGCTCCCTGTCGTCTCCGAAATTTGTAAACGGTTTGATGTTGCAGTTTCCGTGGATACTTACAAACCACGCGTGATTGATGCCGTTTTATCAGAGGGAGCGAGTATTATAAATGACATTACCGGGTTGCAGGGGGATGAGAGGGCGGCTGGAATCATCGCCCGACACCGGGCAGGGGTGATCCTCATGCACATGCGTGGAACCCCATTGACCATGCAGGACCAGCCTCAATACAGCGACTTGATTGAAGACGTCAGAAGTTATTTAAAGAAAAGCATCGAATTGGCGGAGAGTGCCGGGATCGACAAAATTGTGATAGATCCCGGAATAGGTTTTGGAAAAACCCGATCCCATAATCTGGAATTGATTCGTCGCTTGGAAGAGTTTAAGGAGCTGGGGAAGCCCATTCTTTTAGGAGTTTCACGCAAGTCGTTTATCGGCGAGACTCTAGATCTTCCTGCGAAGGAAAGGTTGGAAGGATCATTGGCTGCGGCGGCCATTGGCGTGTTGAATGGGGCGACAATCATTCGTACCCATGACGTTAAGGCAACGGGACGGGCTGTTAAAGTGGCCCTCGCCATAATGAATGAATAA